In Fluviispira sanaruensis, a genomic segment contains:
- a CDS encoding Eco57I restriction-modification methylase domain-containing protein: protein MINKNSAIHLEGALFHRDFIESLTERNIEQKIKRELYSLTGAESLKEKIHRSWNELLLKWNAWSKLRQEEKQLSHKDWNKDELDHERLKTKIEFLSELFSELGYSIPNSLGIEKKLNSNSYKLDYIEDNQIPLLFTSVWEDFDSQRNFSILRESANENSLVERKVTAHSLMQEYLNAASEHLWGVISNGKSIRLLRDTASLTRQSYIEFDCDFIFSENDIASFEKLYLLCHKSVFLLKKEKSKEIIIELWHKKAMESGIRALDKLKIGVSKAIEYLASGFISDYSEAGERLRAQLESGECTKQEFYRQTLRCIYRLVFLFVAEDRNLLHGPKAANKARELYKKYYSTERLRSFATNGQTGSAHFDLWLSFKLITQALGSEEGLTSLALPALGGFLFSNEATSFLNDANVSNEYFLNSLRSLCFTEDDKGTKQRVNWGHLGAEELGGVYESLLPLIPNINFELKRVSIGAQNNEEFTDERKVTGAHYTPTRILNSVLDFALKASIEDALEKGKTAKDKEKELFKLRILDPACGSGHFLVAAAHRLGLEIAKLRTGDDSPPPLDLRMAVREVIRKCIYGLDVNPMAIDLCRVALWMESMEAGKPLTFLEHHIRVGDALLGVPTKSMCAAIQKELSEEIAKREKEREKLIAALGNSFHLPEKEREAKLKIKKQLEKEIRELAYELWPSHIPNAAYIAQPEFKDPAQRGLSYLADNKTIANNARDLNKKQLKSGVEPFMGIASEDLAEAFNQLSETDVEDAKSRISREKEFLKLKQEKQYLLEKQRADLWCSAFFWQYQERNSVAPTLADLHNNENLPPEKLAETKRLADIYNFFHLELEWPEVFKDGGFHCVLGNPPFLGGSRISSNLGPKYLNFLKVQNRNSNVTTDLCAYFFTRYFMSLKLTGNLGFIATNTIAQGYTKDASLTPIVCKWRGIITNAITSTPWEGIASLQVSVVHIVKEKDHAQKTINGIKTHIINEELSARKSGNIFVLDENAEESFKGSLILGNVFTLELMSELKIMQENLVKENKNPNDILFPYLNGEDLNSNPAQQASRFAINFYDWPLRRATQEEWEIESKQLEKELIEKNISIDQNFNNIVEKNFQLRGIASLNYLGKVASDYNAAIKLLEERVTKNILTIRNTDIAWWRYSRHRPNLYNALKLINEAIVITRHSAMWSPALVDSKQVFSDALVVFPTNNKSIYALLQSHVHEFWLDQNCSTLGKGRRYTPSSCFETFPIPRPGREQLQMLNSLGEKYLAQRKSICLERNIGLTKVYNLFHNEKLSNSETTDKQNPPFDDIYALRNLHKQINEAVLAAYQWQDIELGMDFYEGQDAGKYLEKGEFRYTPSPAAREQILERLSLLNNERKKEEEQQLLLGKEIKKSFAYFNLDDQIKGTDRKKEKHVKEKEYELSE, encoded by the coding sequence ATGATAAATAAAAATTCAGCAATTCATTTAGAGGGTGCTTTATTTCATCGTGATTTTATTGAAAGTCTAACTGAAAGAAATATAGAGCAGAAAATAAAACGTGAACTTTATTCATTAACTGGGGCAGAGAGCTTAAAAGAAAAAATTCACAGATCTTGGAACGAACTTTTACTCAAATGGAATGCTTGGTCGAAACTAAGACAAGAAGAAAAGCAATTGAGTCATAAAGATTGGAATAAAGATGAATTGGATCATGAGCGCTTAAAAACCAAAATCGAATTTTTAAGTGAATTATTTTCTGAATTAGGTTATTCCATTCCAAATTCCTTAGGGATAGAAAAAAAACTGAACTCCAACTCATATAAATTAGATTATATTGAAGACAATCAAATTCCATTGTTGTTTACCAGTGTGTGGGAAGATTTCGACTCCCAGCGTAATTTTTCCATATTGCGCGAAAGTGCAAATGAAAACTCGCTTGTGGAACGTAAAGTAACAGCGCATTCGCTTATGCAAGAGTATTTAAATGCGGCTTCGGAACATCTTTGGGGGGTTATCTCCAATGGGAAATCCATTCGCCTCTTAAGAGACACTGCGAGCTTAACAAGACAATCCTATATAGAATTCGACTGTGATTTTATTTTTTCCGAGAACGACATAGCCAGTTTTGAAAAATTATATTTATTATGCCACAAGAGCGTTTTTTTATTAAAAAAAGAGAAATCAAAAGAAATTATAATAGAACTCTGGCATAAAAAAGCTATGGAAAGCGGCATTCGCGCCCTCGATAAACTTAAAATTGGGGTGAGCAAAGCTATTGAGTACTTGGCGTCTGGTTTTATCTCCGACTATTCCGAAGCAGGAGAAAGACTCCGCGCACAATTAGAATCTGGTGAATGCACAAAACAGGAATTCTATCGGCAAACGTTACGTTGTATTTATCGCTTGGTTTTTTTATTTGTTGCCGAAGATCGCAATTTATTGCATGGGCCAAAAGCAGCAAATAAAGCGAGAGAACTGTATAAAAAATATTATTCAACCGAACGCTTGCGCAGTTTTGCCACCAATGGACAAACGGGCAGCGCGCATTTTGACCTGTGGCTTTCTTTTAAGCTGATCACCCAAGCCTTAGGCAGTGAAGAGGGATTGACGAGTCTTGCGTTACCGGCACTCGGAGGATTTTTATTTTCAAACGAAGCAACCAGTTTTTTAAACGATGCGAATGTCAGTAATGAATATTTTTTAAATTCACTCCGTTCACTCTGTTTCACCGAAGATGATAAAGGAACAAAGCAGAGAGTCAATTGGGGCCATTTGGGTGCAGAAGAACTTGGTGGTGTGTATGAGAGTTTGTTACCTTTAATTCCTAATATTAATTTTGAATTGAAGCGGGTTTCTATCGGCGCACAAAACAATGAAGAGTTTACTGACGAACGTAAAGTAACAGGAGCGCATTATACACCTACGCGGATATTGAATTCCGTTCTCGATTTTGCTTTAAAAGCTTCGATTGAAGATGCCCTCGAAAAAGGAAAAACGGCGAAAGACAAAGAAAAAGAATTGTTTAAACTCAGGATTTTGGATCCCGCCTGCGGCAGTGGGCATTTTTTAGTGGCTGCCGCCCATCGGCTTGGCCTTGAAATTGCGAAACTCCGCACCGGCGATGATTCCCCGCCACCGCTTGATTTACGCATGGCCGTAAGAGAAGTCATTCGCAAATGCATTTATGGTTTGGACGTGAACCCCATGGCGATCGACCTGTGTCGCGTGGCGCTCTGGATGGAGTCCATGGAAGCAGGCAAACCGCTGACTTTCTTAGAACACCACATTCGCGTGGGCGATGCCCTGCTCGGTGTGCCAACCAAGAGTATGTGCGCTGCCATACAAAAAGAATTGAGCGAAGAAATCGCCAAGCGCGAAAAAGAGCGGGAGAAGTTGATAGCGGCCTTAGGCAACTCATTCCATTTGCCTGAAAAAGAGCGGGAAGCAAAATTAAAAATAAAGAAACAACTCGAAAAAGAAATCCGCGAGCTCGCCTACGAATTGTGGCCAAGCCATATTCCAAACGCAGCTTATATCGCGCAGCCCGAATTTAAAGACCCTGCGCAGCGTGGACTTTCTTACTTGGCGGACAACAAAACCATTGCCAATAATGCACGGGATTTAAATAAAAAGCAGCTCAAAAGTGGGGTTGAACCCTTTATGGGCATAGCAAGTGAAGACTTAGCTGAGGCCTTTAATCAACTCTCCGAAACAGACGTTGAAGATGCCAAAAGTCGTATTTCTCGCGAAAAAGAATTTTTAAAACTCAAGCAGGAAAAGCAATACTTGCTCGAAAAACAACGGGCCGACCTCTGGTGCTCTGCCTTTTTTTGGCAGTACCAGGAAAGGAACAGCGTCGCGCCCACCTTGGCGGATTTGCACAACAACGAAAATTTACCCCCAGAAAAACTTGCTGAGACAAAAAGATTGGCCGATATTTACAACTTTTTTCACCTTGAACTCGAGTGGCCCGAAGTCTTTAAGGACGGTGGTTTTCACTGTGTGCTTGGCAATCCCCCTTTTTTGGGGGGATCTAGAATTAGTTCAAACTTAGGCCCTAAATATTTAAATTTTCTAAAGGTGCAAAATAGAAATTCGAACGTCACTACAGATCTTTGCGCGTATTTTTTTACTCGTTACTTTATGAGCTTAAAATTAACTGGCAATTTAGGTTTTATTGCAACGAATACAATTGCCCAAGGTTATACTAAAGATGCAAGTTTAACACCGATTGTCTGTAAGTGGAGAGGTATTATAACTAACGCAATCACTTCGACTCCATGGGAAGGAATAGCATCCTTGCAGGTGAGTGTGGTGCATATTGTGAAAGAAAAAGATCATGCGCAAAAGACAATTAATGGGATAAAAACTCATATTATAAATGAGGAACTGTCAGCAAGAAAAAGTGGAAATATTTTTGTTTTAGATGAAAATGCCGAAGAATCATTTAAAGGTAGCCTAATTCTTGGTAATGTTTTTACTTTAGAGCTAATGTCTGAATTAAAAATAATGCAAGAAAATTTAGTTAAAGAAAATAAAAACCCAAATGATATTTTATTTCCATATTTAAATGGAGAAGATTTAAATTCTAATCCTGCACAGCAAGCGTCCAGATTTGCCATAAATTTTTATGACTGGCCACTTAGACGAGCAACTCAGGAGGAGTGGGAAATTGAAAGTAAACAATTAGAGAAGGAATTAATAGAAAAAAATATTAGTATTGATCAAAACTTTAATAATATTGTAGAAAAAAATTTTCAACTAAGAGGTATTGCGAGCTTAAATTATCTTGGGAAGGTTGCAAGTGATTATAATGCAGCAATTAAACTGCTTGAGGAAAGGGTAACAAAAAATATATTAACTATAAGAAATACAGATATTGCGTGGTGGCGCTATTCTAGACATCGTCCAAATCTTTATAACGCATTAAAATTAATTAATGAAGCAATTGTAATAACAAGGCATTCAGCAATGTGGTCGCCTGCCTTAGTTGATTCAAAACAAGTATTTTCAGATGCACTGGTTGTTTTTCCAACGAATAACAAATCAATATATGCTTTGCTACAAAGTCATGTGCATGAGTTTTGGCTAGATCAAAACTGTAGCACCTTAGGTAAAGGAAGAAGATACACACCTTCATCCTGCTTCGAAACCTTCCCCATTCCGCGCCCAGGTCGGGAGCAATTGCAGATGCTAAATTCTCTGGGAGAAAAATACCTTGCCCAGCGCAAGAGTATTTGTCTTGAGCGTAATATTGGTTTGACCAAAGTTTATAATTTATTTCACAACGAGAAATTATCGAATAGCGAAACAACGGACAAACAAAATCCACCTTTTGATGATATTTATGCCTTACGCAATCTGCACAAACAAATAAATGAAGCGGTGCTGGCTGCCTATCAATGGCAGGATATCGAGCTCGGCATGGATTTTTATGAAGGGCAGGATGCAGGTAAATATTTAGAAAAGGGTGAGTTTCGCTATACCCCATCTCCTGCAGCGCGGGAGCAGATTCTCGAACGCCTTTCATTGCTAAACAATGAACGAAAAAAAGAAGAAGAACAGCAGTTGTTATTAGGAAAAGAAATTAAAAAATCATTTGCCTATTTTAATTTAGATGATCAGATTAAGGGAACAGATAGAAAAAAGGAAAAACATGTAAAGGAAAAGGAATATGAGCTTAGCGAATGA
- a CDS encoding helicase-related protein produces the protein MDHHFSPGSLVRARGREWTVLPGSSSELCLLRPLAGREGNEETGILTKIEKVEPAEFPFPSLAEAGDASSARLLRDAARLSIRTGVGPFRSFGRISVEPRAYQLVPLILALRQESEAIRLLIADDVGVGKTIEAMLIVRELIDRHEVKRFAVLCPAHLVSQWTKELNDKFHIEAVEVTAKKAVTLEKNCSPGKGIFDEYPFTVVSIDFIKSERNRNEFYAKCPDLLVVDEAHECADSAVGKTQQLRHKLLSDVAKNPKKNILLLTATPHSGKNQAFRSLISILNPKLAEKLPENMSGSENEKLREELANYFVQRRRPDIKKFLGDNLFPERIRNNVTYNLPKLNIDLCTSILAEATQLQEENVGENSNKWRQAQWWSAFTLVLALTSSPKAAYLSLCRRSALKNAKNAEELKKQAHRDIFGSISYEQNENDDSEDESYFLSDEEVPGISFENEEIDFINNIQLDFEENKTKKKAQIELTATKEPEAKKRGRKKKETVELEEKKIDSLERTIEEEEEFVFSQLSPKQRELALTLKSLAGKKDPKLQNLIHEILIKKCLGKKRNIVIFCRFIDTAKYIYDELVIDENIQPFTQKSKLEIRTLTGKNSPEERQMVLKDFQEHIGQRILICTDCLSEGVNLQELFDTVIHYDFAWNPNRHEQREGRVDRLLQKSPEVHIFTLIGKDHPIEEIFLRILHEKQRQIRNALGVHLPITDIGEEILQLALKVKETKKEEPEPILLFDDTSASFVANEKAFRLKKLETKIDKVKEEYQKTSRTFYSHSKVTVDDVKKELDAMKQSLGSQEDVERFILTLIERTRGHYVKKDDYIEAQIPDLQLKNRLGSLNKKDYSFKLSFDPNCLAEIDKLVLRTSPEVEDIARTVLETSLDGLIKNHPLKVAARAGVMRTKVVSKRTSVLLGRFRYLLREEKEEESSLVEEILPILFEGSPTDFTQDQITMGESAELILSKAQPDANVTVAERDRFLKPILEAASHLCNELSLWQKEKRMIDILETHRRVRTQGTIRRVRVECVGVPDVLGVYVFLPVVNWN, from the coding sequence ATGGATCATCATTTTTCACCTGGCTCTTTGGTGCGTGCAAGAGGGAGGGAGTGGACAGTCCTCCCTGGCAGTTCTTCCGAACTCTGTTTACTTAGACCTTTGGCGGGAAGAGAAGGAAATGAAGAAACCGGAATATTAACAAAAATTGAAAAGGTTGAGCCCGCTGAATTTCCTTTTCCATCTTTAGCAGAAGCAGGCGATGCTTCTTCTGCACGTCTGTTAAGAGATGCGGCAAGACTTTCAATCCGCACGGGAGTCGGTCCCTTTCGCTCCTTCGGGCGCATTTCTGTCGAACCAAGAGCTTATCAATTGGTGCCACTTATCCTTGCCCTGAGACAAGAAAGCGAAGCAATAAGACTCTTAATTGCAGATGATGTTGGAGTCGGTAAAACCATTGAAGCCATGCTTATTGTCCGAGAATTGATCGATAGGCATGAAGTAAAACGTTTCGCTGTTTTATGTCCAGCCCACTTAGTGAGTCAATGGACAAAAGAACTTAATGATAAATTTCATATTGAGGCAGTTGAAGTCACAGCAAAAAAAGCTGTAACGCTAGAGAAAAATTGTTCTCCAGGTAAAGGAATATTTGATGAATATCCTTTTACAGTTGTGAGCATAGATTTTATTAAAAGCGAACGGAACAGAAATGAGTTTTATGCTAAATGCCCCGATCTTTTGGTGGTAGATGAAGCTCACGAATGCGCTGACTCTGCGGTGGGTAAAACCCAACAATTAAGGCATAAATTGCTGTCTGATGTTGCAAAAAATCCGAAGAAAAATATTTTATTACTTACTGCAACTCCTCACAGTGGAAAAAATCAAGCTTTTCGCTCTCTCATTTCAATTTTAAATCCAAAATTAGCAGAAAAATTACCTGAAAATATGTCGGGAAGTGAAAATGAAAAACTACGCGAAGAATTAGCCAATTATTTTGTTCAGAGAAGACGGCCAGATATTAAGAAATTTTTAGGTGATAATTTATTTCCCGAGAGAATACGTAATAATGTAACATATAATTTACCTAAATTAAATATCGATCTTTGTACTTCTATTTTAGCTGAAGCCACCCAACTGCAAGAAGAAAACGTGGGTGAAAATTCTAACAAGTGGAGGCAGGCGCAGTGGTGGTCTGCATTTACACTTGTCTTAGCACTCACCTCGAGTCCGAAAGCAGCATACCTATCACTCTGTAGAAGATCGGCATTGAAAAATGCAAAAAATGCAGAGGAATTAAAAAAGCAAGCCCACAGAGATATATTCGGCAGTATAAGTTACGAGCAGAATGAAAATGATGACAGCGAAGATGAAAGTTATTTTTTATCGGATGAAGAAGTTCCTGGTATTTCTTTTGAAAATGAAGAAATAGATTTCATAAATAACATTCAACTTGATTTTGAAGAAAATAAAACAAAGAAAAAAGCGCAAATTGAACTAACAGCAACGAAAGAACCAGAGGCGAAAAAAAGAGGGCGCAAGAAAAAAGAAACTGTTGAGCTTGAAGAAAAAAAGATAGATTCGCTTGAAAGAACAATTGAAGAAGAGGAAGAATTTGTCTTTTCGCAGCTCAGTCCAAAGCAAAGAGAGCTTGCTTTAACCTTAAAATCGTTGGCGGGAAAAAAAGATCCCAAATTACAGAATTTAATCCACGAAATTCTTATTAAGAAATGTTTAGGTAAAAAAAGAAATATTGTTATATTCTGTCGATTTATTGATACAGCAAAATACATTTACGACGAATTGGTAATAGATGAGAATATTCAACCCTTCACTCAAAAAAGCAAACTCGAAATTCGCACCTTAACAGGAAAAAATTCACCTGAAGAGCGACAGATGGTGCTGAAAGATTTTCAAGAGCATATCGGACAAAGAATATTAATTTGCACGGATTGTTTAAGTGAAGGAGTCAATTTACAGGAGCTCTTTGACACCGTTATTCATTATGATTTTGCTTGGAATCCCAATCGGCATGAACAACGAGAAGGGCGTGTGGATAGATTGCTGCAGAAATCTCCAGAAGTGCATATATTTACTTTAATCGGTAAAGACCATCCAATTGAAGAAATATTTTTAAGAATTTTGCATGAAAAGCAAAGACAAATTCGCAACGCACTTGGAGTGCATTTACCTATTACAGATATCGGCGAAGAAATATTACAATTGGCTTTAAAAGTTAAAGAAACAAAAAAAGAAGAACCTGAGCCAATTTTATTATTCGATGACACCTCAGCAAGTTTTGTGGCAAATGAGAAAGCGTTTCGCCTGAAAAAACTGGAAACAAAAATTGATAAGGTCAAAGAAGAATATCAAAAAACTTCAAGAACATTTTATAGTCACAGTAAAGTCACTGTCGATGATGTAAAAAAAGAACTCGATGCTATGAAACAATCCTTAGGCAGTCAAGAAGATGTTGAGAGATTTATCTTGACCTTAATCGAGCGCACTCGTGGGCATTATGTTAAAAAAGACGATTATATAGAAGCACAAATCCCAGATTTGCAGTTAAAGAATAGACTGGGCTCTTTGAATAAAAAAGACTATTCCTTCAAACTGAGTTTCGATCCAAACTGTCTTGCAGAAATCGATAAACTTGTTTTACGCACCTCACCGGAAGTGGAAGACATTGCTAGAACAGTGCTTGAAACCTCGCTTGATGGCTTAATTAAAAATCACCCTTTAAAAGTTGCGGCAAGAGCTGGGGTTATGCGCACTAAAGTTGTGAGTAAAAGAACATCGGTTCTTTTAGGCCGGTTTCGTTACTTATTAAGAGAAGAAAAAGAGGAAGAGTCCTCGCTTGTCGAAGAAATATTGCCCATTCTGTTTGAGGGTTCTCCTACTGATTTTACCCAGGATCAAATAACTATGGGTGAGAGTGCTGAACTTATTTTAAGTAAAGCTCAACCCGATGCCAACGTAACCGTGGCAGAAAGGGATCGTTTTTTAAAACCAATTCTAGAAGCAGCTTCTCATTTATGCAATGAATTATCCTTGTGGCAAAAAGAAAAAAGAATGATCGATATTTTAGAAACACATAGACGTGTGCGCACACAGGGAACTATCCGACGTGTGCGGGTTGAGTGTGTGGGTGTACCCGATGTCCTAGGAGTTTATGTCTTTCTCCCTGTCGTAAATTGGAATTAA
- a CDS encoding transketolase gives MRNELTQNLLLKSSDKDFIFLTGDLGFMALEPLKESLGERFINAGVAEQNMISVAAGLAQSGLKPWVYSIAPFVYARPFEQIRNDICLHELPVVLVGNGGGYGYGIMGPTHHAIDDYGALLGLNSMNVYIPAFVEDLTCIINLLFETKKPSYLRLGVDKKPKSYKVKPYSTWRHLYQGERATLLFIGPIVSEFLKIESSDHNCSVWLLSKLSNGENILDKDFIQDVQSTRKLLIVEEHLEHGSAASMITYEFCKRNIHLEKFIHLCAKGYPSGKYGSQSFHQKESNIDSNSIFQTINELIN, from the coding sequence ATGAGAAATGAGCTCACTCAAAATCTATTATTGAAAAGTAGTGATAAAGATTTTATTTTTTTAACGGGTGATTTAGGATTTATGGCATTAGAGCCTCTTAAAGAATCTTTAGGAGAAAGATTTATCAATGCGGGCGTGGCGGAACAGAATATGATTTCGGTCGCTGCAGGTCTTGCTCAATCTGGATTAAAACCATGGGTTTATAGCATTGCTCCCTTCGTCTACGCGCGCCCATTTGAACAAATCCGCAATGACATATGCTTGCATGAGTTACCGGTTGTTTTAGTTGGTAATGGTGGTGGGTATGGCTATGGAATAATGGGTCCAACCCATCATGCAATCGATGATTATGGTGCATTGCTTGGGCTGAATTCAATGAATGTATATATCCCAGCCTTTGTTGAAGATCTTACGTGCATCATAAATTTATTATTCGAAACAAAAAAACCCTCATATTTGCGCTTAGGTGTGGATAAAAAACCGAAGTCATACAAAGTGAAACCTTATTCTACATGGCGACATCTTTATCAAGGAGAGAGAGCAACTCTCCTCTTTATTGGGCCAATTGTAAGTGAATTTTTAAAAATAGAGAGCAGTGATCATAATTGCTCTGTGTGGTTGTTGTCAAAACTTTCAAATGGCGAAAATATTTTGGATAAAGATTTTATTCAAGATGTGCAGAGTACTCGCAAATTACTTATAGTTGAAGAGCATTTAGAGCATGGTTCTGCTGCATCGATGATTACATATGAATTTTGCAAAAGAAATATACATTTGGAAAAATTTATTCACTTATGTGCAAAAGGCTATCCTTCTGGAAAATATGGTTCACAATCTTTTCATCAAAAGGAATCAAATATTGATTCTAATTCGATATTTCAAACAATAAATGAGCTAATAAATTAG
- a CDS encoding class I SAM-dependent methyltransferase, whose amino-acid sequence MKFLDRACPICYVDTESRVWAPENFDFSKLGEYAFASRKTPEYMHYRLHHCQCCHVLYSSPIPESNYIAHTYHEAAFDSKEEADRASLTYAKLLPTISNEIKQINSALDIGTGEGSFLERLLDFGFKEVKGIEPSTAAIQAARPRVKQNIIHSFFNKESFAKDSFDLITCFQTLEHLENPKDFVESIYNILRAGGCFYTVCHNYKAFSTKILGLKSPIFDIEHMQLFSPKGMRVLLTKCGYENISIQPIFNSYPLYYWIKLFPMPIFLKKILLNKIFSPLFKKIIIKIPAGNFYALAYKKK is encoded by the coding sequence ATGAAATTTTTAGATCGTGCTTGTCCAATCTGCTATGTAGATACGGAGTCTAGAGTTTGGGCGCCTGAAAATTTTGATTTTAGTAAGCTTGGGGAGTATGCATTTGCCTCTAGAAAAACGCCTGAATACATGCACTATCGTCTTCATCATTGTCAGTGCTGCCATGTATTGTATTCGAGCCCTATTCCTGAAAGTAATTATATTGCACATACATATCATGAAGCTGCTTTTGATAGTAAAGAAGAAGCAGATCGAGCAAGTTTGACATATGCCAAACTCTTGCCCACAATATCCAATGAAATAAAGCAAATAAATTCTGCGCTCGATATTGGGACTGGGGAAGGTTCCTTTCTTGAACGCTTATTAGATTTTGGTTTTAAAGAGGTAAAAGGGATAGAGCCCTCAACAGCAGCCATTCAAGCAGCGAGGCCAAGAGTTAAGCAAAATATTATTCATTCTTTTTTTAATAAAGAATCCTTTGCAAAAGATTCCTTTGATTTAATAACATGCTTTCAGACATTGGAGCATTTGGAAAATCCAAAGGATTTTGTTGAATCAATTTATAATATTTTGAGAGCGGGGGGGTGTTTTTATACAGTTTGTCATAACTATAAAGCATTTAGTACCAAAATATTAGGTCTAAAATCACCGATTTTTGATATAGAGCACATGCAGCTTTTTTCTCCAAAAGGCATGCGTGTTTTATTAACTAAATGTGGATATGAAAATATCAGTATCCAACCAATTTTTAATTCATATCCACTTTATTATTGGATTAAGCTTTTCCCAATGCCAATTTTCCTTAAAAAAATTTTATTGAATAAGATTTTTTCTCCATTATTCAAGAAAATAATAATTAAAATCCCTGCAGGAAATTTTTATGCTCTTGCTTATAAAAAAAAGTAA